TAATATCGATCTCTGTTCTCATAATCTCTGTAGGCAAACTTGGCGTCCTTCTTGCTGTGCGGGATTCGTCCGAACGGCGCGTGGTCGTTGAAACACGTGTCAAAGACCTCGTCGACTATTTTCTCCGCCTCCTCTCGGCTAATTTTCCTCACGGCCAGGATGGAGCGAAGGGCGCGGCCGCGGACACACTCCTGTCCAAGCAGAAAAGATGAGTTAAGTTTTAGATAGTAGCTAATGTGCTTTAGAGTTACATTATGCCCAGTGAATGTACCTGATGATGCTGCTTCAGGCCAAAGTTGAATCTTGCGACTTCATTGCTAAAGGAACAGTCTCCACTGAGGTTAGCTGCCCGAATCTGAAagaatgacacaaaaaaacttCGGATTATCAaaattactattactattattattttttatattatttttaagcTCCAATGACCCGTCTAACCTTTAGCCAGCTCCTTAAATTTAAGACACATTCCCATTCTttgaaagtgtgtccaaatttttgactggtactgtttatcataagaaaacatgtcaatcaATGGCAGAAAACTATGGTTGCAAGGTGATTTCATAGAGAAGAGAGATtccataaagaaaaaaaaatagtttattcATCCCTGTAACGACAGTTGAATGCAGCAGCTCGCCACCCAGATCAACAGATACACTCACAGTTGATAGGAAAGAATGAACAAATTATGTTAATCACAAAGCTAAAAACAACGAAGGCTATAAACTTCAAAAACTATATGTAGAATtgttaataaatacattaataaataattataaatacCTAAAAACAATCTAAAATGATACAATTTAAACGGATGCTTACTGTAGCATGAAAATGTCACTGATTTCAGTGGAAGTATCAGAGACTGTTGTAACTTACCTGAATTTATTAATGACAACAgtaacaaaatgtcaaaagttcACTGACACACATGAACCTGATGAATCAGACACAATAACCAGAATCACCACGGCTTAAATGCAGCCAGTGTTAAACAAGTGGGTGCTCACCTCAGAACAAGCCAGGTGTCTGAAGTTGCTGAACCAGTCCACATGGGCCCGGCAGTGGTCAAAGGCGTGGATGAGCTCATGCGTGACCACTCGGTTCATATGGGACTGCTGGTGGATGTTGTTCTGACACAAAACGATCTGCAAACGAACACGAATCTCATCACTGCTGACCACTGAAGTTCTTCTAATTCAGCACAATCTGCATTAAATTTATTACTGCATATTATTCTTACTTGAGAAGAAGCAGCATCAAAGCCACCGCTGACTGTGCCGTCACAATCTTCACAGGAGAAATGTCGGTCTTTCAACACTTTGCTGCATCAAATGGAGAAAGTAGGTGAGTTTCTAAGTGTCCTAAAAATATCTGGCTAAAATGTAGTACAGTTAAATGATTGCATCTGAGTCTAAAAGTAATAGTTATACTGCACATGGTGACTTTTATGTGACAATGGGAATATTTACTAGGACCCAGTGAAATTAGTCACAGCATGTAGTCGATG
This genomic window from Thunnus maccoyii chromosome 23, fThuMac1.1, whole genome shotgun sequence contains:
- the atp23 gene encoding mitochondrial inner membrane protease ATP23 homolog, with translation MDQTKQEEEYGYDLFPERNRGKYKKGSIAESLFTFNNKCQVMLQFAVETSPYAKLLLSAMKSSGCKVLKDRHFSCEDCDGTVSGGFDAASSQIVLCQNNIHQQSHMNRVVTHELIHAFDHCRAHVDWFSNFRHLACSEIRAANLSGDCSFSNEVARFNFGLKQHHQECVRGRALRSILAVRKISREEAEKIVDEVFDTCFNDHAPFGRIPHSKKDAKFAYRDYENRDRYYANL